From one Gracilibacillus salinarum genomic stretch:
- a CDS encoding serine hydrolase domain-containing protein → MLQTRLDDLLKKFVANGPTGVGLSVQKESKIMYENYVGYANLDKEKKINAQTIYRIYSMSKIVTCVAALQLWEKGEFLLTDPLSDYLPEFKDMNVMEGDKLVKAESPITIKDLFMMTSGITYGGNGTEVERMTSQVMQEAHAAEQTKGVSQLRLFAEKISSNPLAFHPGTHWRYGLSHDILGGLIEVITGLSFADYLHTYIFTPLQMKNTFFRVPVEKMHQLATFYQRNEQGILIENTWIDEQAEPVPIAESGGAGLHSTLGDYQKFAHCLALGGSYNGIRIISNATLDLMAQNHLPEEMLPEFGLHYQHGYGYGLGVRVMIDQTKGGSNSSIGEFGWPGFAGTYTFIDRNKQVSAVYMQQMLPSLEFYHQPRIRNVIYSAIE, encoded by the coding sequence ATGTTACAGACACGATTAGACGATTTACTGAAGAAATTTGTTGCGAACGGCCCAACCGGTGTCGGTTTATCTGTTCAAAAAGAAAGTAAGATCATGTATGAGAATTATGTCGGTTATGCGAATCTGGATAAAGAAAAAAAGATCAATGCTCAAACGATTTATCGAATTTATTCTATGTCCAAAATTGTAACTTGTGTAGCAGCACTTCAACTGTGGGAGAAAGGTGAATTTCTGTTGACAGATCCGTTATCGGATTATTTACCAGAATTTAAAGACATGAACGTAATGGAGGGTGACAAGCTAGTCAAAGCGGAAAGCCCGATAACGATTAAAGATTTGTTTATGATGACATCCGGTATTACCTATGGCGGAAATGGAACAGAGGTGGAGCGGATGACAAGCCAAGTTATGCAGGAAGCACATGCTGCCGAACAGACAAAAGGAGTATCACAACTGCGGTTATTTGCTGAAAAAATCAGTAGTAATCCACTTGCTTTTCATCCTGGTACTCATTGGAGGTATGGCTTAAGTCACGATATTTTGGGGGGGTTGATTGAAGTGATAACAGGGCTATCCTTTGCGGATTATTTACATACGTACATTTTTACGCCACTGCAAATGAAGAACACATTCTTTCGGGTGCCGGTTGAAAAGATGCATCAGCTTGCGACTTTCTATCAGCGTAATGAGCAAGGCATTCTAATAGAAAATACTTGGATTGATGAGCAAGCAGAGCCTGTGCCTATTGCGGAAAGTGGTGGGGCGGGCCTTCATTCCACGCTTGGTGATTATCAAAAGTTTGCTCATTGCCTAGCGCTTGGAGGTAGTTATAATGGAATAAGAATTATAAGCAATGCGACGCTCGATTTAATGGCGCAGAATCACTTACCCGAAGAGATGTTACCTGAATTCGGCCTTCATTATCAACATGGCTATGGCTATGGACTTGGTGTACGCGTGATGATTGACCAGACAAAGGGCGGCAGCAATAGTTCAATCGGTGAATTTGGTTGGCCTGGTTTTGCAGGGACATATACGTTTATCGATAGAAACAAACAAGTGTCAGCTGTCTATATGCAACAAATGCTCCCAAGTCTGGAATTCTATCATCAGCCAAGGATTCGCAATGTGATTTATAGTGCAATAGAATAA